A section of the Humulus lupulus chromosome 2, drHumLupu1.1, whole genome shotgun sequence genome encodes:
- the LOC133819577 gene encoding ferritin-like catalase Nec2, with protein MGMNVQRESMATPIVALMLVLLLPKYLPVFGTVIHQSSDADLLAFSLNLEYLEAEFFLHGALGYGLDKVAPQLTKGGPPPIGATKANLDDLTRDVILQIGLQELGHVRTIHKTVKGFPRPLLNLSSQLFASLINAAFGREIRPSFDPYRNSLNFLIASYAISYAGPTVYVGDNPNLTGITFKKVVAGLLGVEAGQDAVIRALLYERREMRVMPYNITVAEFTNRISELGNRLGRGGVKSEGLVVPIALGTEGRVSGNVLSADQNSLSYGRTPIEILRIFYGSGDERKPGGFFPNGANGKIARSYLSLPA; from the exons ATGGGTATGAATGTGCAGAGAGAGTCAATGGCCACTCCAATTGTTGCTCTTATGCTAGTCTTGCTCCTCCCAAAATATCTACCAGTGTTTGGGACCGTTATTCACCAATCGTCTGATGCTGATCTTTTGGCATTTTCTTTAAATCTTGAGTATTTGGAAGCTGAATTCTTCTTGCATGGAGCATTGGGTTATGGCTTGGACAAAGTTGCTCCACAACTGACCAAGGGGGGTCCACCTCCCATTGGTGCTACAAAAGCCAATTTAGATGATCTCACAAGAGATGTCATCTTGCAAATCGGGTTGCAAGAACTTGGACACGTGAG GACTATTCATAAGACAGTAAAAGGGTTCCCAAGGCCATTATTGAATTTAAGTTCACAATTATTTGCAAGTTTAATTAATGCCGCATTTGGGAGAGAGATAAGACCTTCTTTTGATCCTTACAGAAATAGTCTTAACTTTCTTATAGCATCATATGCGATTTCCTATGCTGGACCCACTGTCTACGTTGGAGACAACCCAAATCTCACGGGAATTACTTTCAAGAAA GTCGTGGCAGGTCTTCTGGGTGTGGAAGCAGGCCAAGATGCTGTAATTAGAGCATTGCTCTATGAGCGTAGGGAGATGAGAGTGATGCCATATAATATAACTGTGGCAGAGTTCACAAATCGAATTTCTGAGCTAGGGAACAGGTTGGGACGAGGTGGTGTGAAGAGTGAAGGGCTTGTGGTACCAATAGCTCTAGGCACTGAGGGAAGAGTTTCTGGAAACGTGCTCTCCGCAGATCAGAACTCACTTTCGTATGGAAGGACACCAATAGAGATACTTAGAATTTTTTATGGAAGTGGTGATGAACGTAAGCCTGGGGGCTTCTTTCCCAACGGAGCTAATGGTAAAATTGCTAGGTCTTATCTTTCGCTTCCTGCCTAG
- the LOC133819578 gene encoding ferritin-like catalase Nec2, which produces MSMNMRRESMAIPIFVLMLILILPKSLAKNGTSVPNSDVNLLEFPLNLEFLEAEFFLYGALGYGLDRVAPQLTKGGPPPIGARKANLDNLTGDVILQFALQEVGHLRAIQNTVKGFPRPLLNLSSSSFARVIESAFGRKLRPPFNPYKNSLNFLIASYVIPYVGLTGYVGTNPNLSGTISKSLVAGLLGVESGQDAVIRALLYKHRQTIVKPYNITVAKFTNQISKLRNRLGRAGVKDEGLVVPKTLGAEGRVSGNVLSANQDSLSYGRTPMEILRIVYGSGNEHVPGGFYPKGANGRIAKSYLARA; this is translated from the exons ATGAGTATGAATATGCGTAGAGAGTCCATGGCCATTCCAATTTTTGTTCTTATGCTAATCCTCATCCTGCCAAAGTCTCTAGCAAAGAATGGGACCTCTGTCCCAAATTCTGATGTTAATCTGTTGGAATTTCCTTTAAATCTTGAGTTTTTGGAAGCTGAATTCTTCTTGTATGGAGCATTAGGTTATGGTTTGGACAGAGTTGCTCCACAACTGACCAAAGGGGGTCCACCTCCAATTGGTGCAAGAAAGGCCAATTTAGATAATCTTACTGGGGATGTCATCTTGCAATTTGCATTGCAAGAAGTAGGACACTTGAG ggCCATTCAAAATACAGTGAAAGGGTTTCCAAGGCCGCTATTGAACTTAAGTTCATCATCATTTGCAAGAGTAATAGAAAGTGCATTTGGGCGAAAGCTAAGACCACCTTTCAACCCTTACAAAAATAGCCTTAACTTTCTCATAGCATCATATGTGATTCCCTATGTTGGACTCACTGGTTACGTTGGAACAAACCCAAACCTCAGTGGAACTATTTCCAAGAGT CTTGTAGCAGGTCTTTTGGGTGTGGAATCAGGCCAAGATGCTGTAATTAGAGCATTGTTATATAAACATAGGCAGACGATTGTAAAGCCATATAATATAACTGTGGCAAAGTTCACAAACCAAATTTCTAAGCTAAGGAATAGGCTGGGACGAGCAGGTGTGAAAGATGAAGGGCTTGTGGTACCAAAAACTCTAGGTGCCGAGGGAAGAGTTTCTGGAAATGTGCTCTCTGCAAACCAGGACTCACTTTCGTATGGAAGGACACCAATGGAGATTCTTAGAATTGTTTATGGAAGTGGTAATGAGCATGTGCCTGGGGGTTTCTATCCCAAGGGTGCTAATGGTCGTATTGCTAAGTCTTATCTGGCTCGTGCCTAA